GGAGCGTCGTGACGGTTGCGCCGGGCCAGTGGCTTGCGAGTTCGCGGCTCACCTCCCGTGCGAAGCGCGGCTGCTGCGTCAACACGCCGCCGGCGAGGATGAAGGTCGCGGGCGCGCCCGGTTTCACGAGCTTTCGCGCGCACGCGGCCCCGTCCCTCGCGAGGCTCGACGCCGCGCCCTCGAGGATGTCCCGGGCAATGGCGTCGCGACGTGACGCGGCGGCGAAGACCCCGGCCGCGAGCGAGGCGATGTCCTTCTTCGTCGCGTTCTGCGCCCATGCGATGAGGTCGCCCGGTTCGTTCAAGAGGAGCGTCGAGAGAATGCGGCGGCCGAGGTCGGACCATGTGCCGTCGCGGTCGTGATAGAAAACCGCGGCCTTGAGCGCGCGAAGGCCGATTTCATAGCCGCTGCCCTTGTCGCCGAGCAGGTGGCCCCAACCGCCGAAGCGTGCGGCGCGACCGTCCGGCGCGAGTCCGTAGCAGCACGAACCCGTGCCGCTGAGGATGAGAATCCGCGGCGCGGACGGCGGGAGATGGCCTGTGGATGGCCCCGAGGTTCGGCGCGAACCGCGCGCGACGGGTATCTCGGCCGCGGCGATTGCGGTCTCGAGATCGTGCGTGGCATGGCACGGAACGCCCGTCCACACGCGGCCGGCAGCCTCGCGGATTTGCCCCCATTCGGCTTCGCCGCGCGCGCCCGCCAGCCCGATTGCCACGGCATCCGGCTTGGGAAACGACTTCGAGATCGTTCGCAAGTGGCGGAAGAGCTGCGGGGGAGTGAGCAGCTTGAAGTTGCCCGGCCCGAACTCGCGCCGGTCACGGAGTTGCCCGTCCGAATCGACGAGCAGCGCCACCGTCCGCGTGCCGCCGCCCTCGATCCCGAGGAACAAAGCGGAATGGGACGCTGTCGATTTCTTCTGCATCGCGCCGCGAGTATTCAAACGGGCTTCGGATTTGGGAAGTTCTTTGACGGCGCCAGTTCCCCTTGCCCATCCGCACTTCGCCGCTATCCTCCGCCGCGTTATGGAATGGCTCTCCGATCCCGCCTTGTGGCTTGCCTTCTTCACACTC
The window above is part of the Verrucomicrobiota bacterium genome. Proteins encoded here:
- the murQ gene encoding N-acetylmuramic acid 6-phosphate etherase, which codes for METKTTLSMPSTISSTVSVKKASHKAGSESHSITRRRIAAKCGWARGTGAVKELPKSEARLNTRGAMQKKSTASHSALFLGIEGGGTRTVALLVDSDGQLRDRREFGPGNFKLLTPPQLFRHLRTISKSFPKPDAVAIGLAGARGEAEWGQIREAAGRVWTGVPCHATHDLETAIAAAEIPVARGSRRTSGPSTGHLPPSAPRILILSGTGSCCYGLAPDGRAARFGGWGHLLGDKGSGYEIGLRALKAAVFYHDRDGTWSDLGRRILSTLLLNEPGDLIAWAQNATKKDIASLAAGVFAAASRRDAIARDILEGAASSLARDGAACARKLVKPGAPATFILAGGVLTQQPRFAREVSRELASHWPGATVTTLRHEGAWGAVALAERKFKGLRSESRAGRREPASTRNETGHGKPDPTPLTESRNPRSRHLDRLPVARAIELMLAEDAEILAALRTERAGIERAVRRIAAAFERGGRLFYVGAGTSGRLGVLDASECPPTFRSPPDMVQGVVAGGQQALWRAVEGAEDDAGAGARAMEFRGAGARDVVVGIAASGTTPFVHGALGAAKRRGAFTILLCFNPAMTARRPRPADLVIAPAVGPEVLTGSTRLKAGTATKLVLNIFTTLAMVRIGKVAGNLMVDLNPSNVKLRDRAVRIVSELTGADATRARQSLERSGWVVKKALRLARRRA